One segment of Struthio camelus isolate bStrCam1 chromosome 27, bStrCam1.hap1, whole genome shotgun sequence DNA contains the following:
- the TGOLN2 gene encoding trans-Golgi network integral membrane protein 2 produces MSLRLLLLLAGLCAAFCAAGSEQNPGQPGSSSTSSNKASANTGPSSDSGAATGGRGDSKVSGSSDASKEDKNRTVSPQPSAASSTKLKLEVGPSAKIGQGRPDEESKNKESKNENAGDKGGSSGESPGGGQGSSGTPDGGNGNNNGNNNGNGDTGQNGNNKNQGGDQSNPSENQPSGQNDNSKNKDDVRNDNSGSPDSQNDNNGSQRNGQDDSNKSKDNGQKDSNGSQGGGQNSNNNDGQNNDNGSQGGSQNSNNNNGQNNSSNGSQGGGQNSNNNDGQNNDNGSQGGGQNSNNNDGQNNDNGSQGGGQNSNNNDGQNNDNGSQGGGQNSNNNDGQNNDNGSQGGGQNDNNRSEASSQGGNGRNQGSPQSKGLSGDGGDPQHDKGEVKQGDEAGKKSVPAIPPKNKSESSHFFAYLVTTAIIVAALYVAYHNKRKIIAFALEGKRSKIARRPKSGDYQRLDQKI; encoded by the exons ATGTCGCTGCGGCTCCTCCTGCTGCTCGCCGGGCTCTGCGCCGCCTTCTGCGCCGCcg GTTCAGAGCAGAACCCGGGACAACCAGGATCATCTTCAACGTCTTCTAACAAAGCTTCAGCAAACACTGGGCCGTCCTCTGACTCTGGAGCAGCAACAGGTGGACGTGGCGATAGCAAAGTAAGTGGGAGCTCTGATGCTTCCAAAGAAGATAAAAACAGGACAGTGAGCCCTCAACCATCTGCAGCCAGCAGCACAAAGCTGAAACTGGAGGTGGGCCCTTCTGCTAAAatagggcaggggaggccagatGAGGAGTCAAAGAACAAGGAGTCAAAGAACGAGAATGCAGGTGACAAGGGTGGCAGCAGTGGCGAGAGCCCGGGCGGCGGCCAGGGCAGCAGCGGGACCCCAGACGGTGGCAATGGCAACAACAATGGCAACAACAATGGGAATGGAGACACTGGCCAGAATGGCAACAACAAGAACCAAGGTGGTGACCAGAGCAACCCTAGTGAGAACCAGCCCAGTGGCCAGAATGACAACAGTAAGAACAAAGATGATGTCCGGAATGACAACAGCGGGAGCCCGGACAGCCAGAATGACAACAATGGGAGCCAGCGCAACGGCCAGGATGACAGCAATAAGAGCAAAGACAATGGCCAGAAGGACAGCAACGGGAGCCAGGGTGGCGGccagaacagcaacaacaacgaTGGCCAGAACAATGACAATGGGAGCCAGGGTGGCAGccagaacagcaacaacaacaatggccagaacaacagcagcaacgGGAGCCAGGGTGGCGGccagaacagcaacaacaacgaTGGCCAGAACAACGACAACGGGAGCCAGGGTGGCGGccagaacagcaacaacaacgaTGGCCAGAACAACGACAACGGGAGCCAGGGTGGCGGccagaacagcaacaacaacgaTGGCCAGAACAATGACAACGGGAGCCAGGGTGGCGGccagaacagcaacaacaacgaTGGCCAGAACAATGACAACGGGAGCCAGGGTGGCGGCCAGAATGACAACAATAGGAGTGAAGCCAGTAGCCAGGGTGGCAATGGCAGGAACCAGGGGTCGCCGCAGAGCAAAGGCCTTTCAGGGGATGGAGGTGACCCCCAGCATGACAAGGGTGAGGTCAAACAGGGCGACGAGGCAGGAAAGAAGAGCGTTCCTGCCATTCCTCCCAAGAACAAGTCAGAGAGCAGCCACTTCTTTGCCTACTTGGTGACCACAGCTATTATCGTTGCTGCCTTATATGTTGCGTATCACAACAAGCGAAAG aTCATTGCTTTTGCTCTGGAAGGGAAGAGATCAAAAATTGCTCGACGGCCCAAGTCTGGTGATTATCAGAGACTGGATCAAAAG atCTAG
- the RETSAT gene encoding all-trans-retinol 13,14-reductase, translating to MWPYALLFLALLLLLLVPLARWVLGAADSPNPFATDTRRPPAPLVTDKAARRKVLKAVFSAEQVPAELDAVVVGSGIGGLAAAALLAKAGRRVLVLEQHGKLGGCCHTFSEKGYEFDVGIHYVGQMAEGSAARFLVDQLTEGQLEWAPLAPAFDAVLLGEPGSGRTYRLPAGQRRYFEGLKKQFLREAAAIDAFEGLLESVSKGNVMLVVLKLLPLPLARLLCRTGLLSWLSPFWRLASRSLKEVVDELTADRELRAVLSYIFPTYGTLPSRVSFSLHAVLLDHFLGGAWYPKGGASEIAFHTIAVIRKAGGNVLGRAPVSRILLDAEGKACGVSVKKGQDVVNVFAPVVISDAGIFNTYERLLPAEARALPGIQSQLRLVKHGEGGFSIFVGLNGTKEELGLESTNYFIYPGNDLDEMMQRYLTSSRDKAAENIPFLFVTCPSTKDPTWEMRHPGKSTLSVVTFAKYEWFEEWKDKPVLKRGDDYEEVKQAFVDAIMRTVFKLYPRIEDRIEYLSGGTPLTNQHYIGSARGEIYGADQDIARLQAEAMATLRARTAVPNLFLTGQDVCLAGFAGALQGALLCASAVLKRNLYVDVERLRKRLLVTGYKKRE from the exons ATGTGGCCCTAcgcgctcctcttcctcgccctcctcctcctcctcctcgtcccgCTGGCCCGGTGGGTCCTGGGGGCCGCcgactcccccaaccccttcgcCACCGACAccaggcgcccgccggccccgctcgtCACCGACAAGGCGGCCCGCAGGAAGGTCCTCAAAGCAG TTTTTTCGGCAGAGCAGGTGCCGGCGGAGCTGGACGCCGTGGTGGTGGGCAGCGGCAtcggggggctggcggcggcggcgctgctggccAAGGCGggcaggcgggtgctggtgctggagcaGCACGGCAAGCTGGGCGGCTGCTGCCACACTTTCAGCGAGAAGGGCTACGAGTTCGACGTGG GGATCCACTACGTGGGGCAGATGGCCGAGGGCTCGGCGGCCCGCTTCCTCGTGGACCAGCTCACGGAGGGGCAGCTGGAGTGGGCGCCGCTGGCGCCCGCCTTCGACGCCGTGCTGCTGGGCGAGCCGGGCAGCGGGCGCACCTACCGCCTCCCCGCCGGCCAGCGCCGCTACTTCGAAGGCTTGAAGAAGCAGTTCCTGCGCGAGGCGGCCGCCATCGACGCCTTCGAGGGGCTCCTGGAG AGCGTGAGCAAAGGCAACGTGATGCTGGTGGTTTTGAAGCTGCTCCCGCTGCCGCTGGCCCGTTTGCTGTGCCGCACGGGGCTGCTGAGCTGGCTGAGCCCCTTCTGGCGCCTGGCTTCCCGCAGCCTCAAGGAGGTGGTGGACGAGCTGACGGCGGACCGGGAGCTGCGGGCCGTGCTCAGCTACATCTTCCCCACCTACG GCACGCTGCCGTCGCGCGTCAGCTTCTCCTTGCACGCCGTCCTGCTGGACCACTTCCTCGGCGGCGCCTGGTACCCCAAGGGGGGAGCCAGCGAAATCGCCTTCCACACCATCGCCGTCATCCGGAAGGCCGGAGGCAACGTGCTGGGCCGGGCGCCCGTGAGCCGCATCCTGCTGGACGCCGAGGGCAAAGCTTGCG GCGTGAGCGTAAAGAAAGGGCAGGACGTCGTGAACGTCTTCGCCCCCGTGGTCATTTCGGACGCGGGGATATTCAACACCTACGAGCGGCTGCTGCCGGCGGAGGCGCGGGCTCTGCCGG GGATTCAGTCGCAGCTTCGCCTGGTGAAGCACGGCGAAGGGGGTTTCTCCATCTTTGTGGGTCTCAACGGCACGAAGGAAGAGCTGGGCCTGGAATCCACTAATTACTTCATCTACCCGGGAAACGACCTGGATGAAAT GATGCAGCGCTATCTGACGTCTTCCAGGGACAAGGCTGCGGAGAACATCCCTTTCCTCTTCGTTACCTGCCCGTCGACCAAAGACCCCACCTGGGAGATGAGGCACCCAG GCAAATCCACGCTGTCCGTCGTGACGTTCGCCAAGTACGAGTGGTTCGAGGAGTGGAAGGACAAGCCAGTCCTCAAGCGGGGAGACGACTACGAGGAGGTGAAGCAAGCCTTCGTGGATGCCATCATGAGGACCGTCTTCAAGCTCTACCCCCGCATCGAGGACCGG ATCGAGTACCTCTCCGGGGGGACGCCGCTCACCAACCAGCACTACATCGGCAGCGCCAGGGGCGAGATCTACGGGGCGGACCAGGACATCGCCCGCCTGCAAGCCGAAGCTATGGCCACGCTGAGGGCTCGCACGGCCGTGCCCAACCTCTTCCTGACGG GGCAGGACGTGTGCCTCGCTGGCTTCGCGGGAgcgctgcagggagccctgctCTGCGCCAGCGCCGTGCTCAAGCGCAACCTCTACGTGGACGTGGAGCGGCTGCGGAAGCGCTTGCTGGTCACCGGCTACAAGAAGAGAGAATAA
- the ELMOD3 gene encoding ELMO domain-containing protein 3 isoform X1, protein MRLRPGYDHRRPPSCSCRLLHPDRRVSAISALRQNGLLRALMQEAGQPAGAEPSEERRRAQEEWEAVENTQSGLLEESAGPVPLISFNEALQYFQTADLSECRKKIQATVHRQGLAALVHFLFGPPRLQQQLQGERDLALTIAQCGLDNNERVHMRILQTIYKKLTCSTLSCPRYGAHWEELGFQGADPGTDLRGTGMLGLMQMLYFVMDSQTLPLAHKIFKLSQHETQNFPFCIMSVNITRIVMQALREERLSRECNRRQQVIVVLNDVYVAAFLHLYSVWKAQHKTIADSGFLLKEVESFTKKKPKQLLKSLETYMNRSLTDGIQHPFSPGGNIGSVGSSQASKEINFTGICDLQVELEGEAQLI, encoded by the exons ATGCGCCTTCGCCCGG GGTATGACCACAGGCGCCCGCCCAGCTGCTCCTGCCGGCTGCTGCATCCTGACCGGCGCGTGTCAGCG ATCTCGGCTCTGAGACAAAATGGTCTGCTGCGGGCTCTTATGCAGGAAGCAGGccagcctgcaggagctg AGCCCAGCGAGGAGCGGCGGCGAGCCCAGGAGGAATGGGAGGCGGTGGAAAATACCCAGTCAG ggctgctggaggAGTCGGCCGGTCCCGTGCCCCTGATCTCCTTCAACGAAGCGCTGCAGTACTTCCAGACCGCAGACCTTTCTGAGTGCAGG AAAAAGATCCAAGCGACGGTGCATAGACAAGGTCTGGCTGCTCTGGTTCACTTCCTCTTTGGTCCTCCgcggctccagcagcagctgcagggagagcgggacCTGGCTCTCACGATAGCTCAAT GTGGTTTAGATAATAACGAGAGAGTGCACATGAGAATCCTGCAGACCATCTACAAGAAACTAACCTGCTCCACACTGAGTTGCCCACGCTACGGGGCACACTGGGAAGAGCTCGGCTTTCAAG GTGCCGATCCCGGGACTGACCTGCGAGGGACGGGGATGCTGGGCTTGATGCAAATGTTGTACTTTGTCATGGACTCTCAGACACTGCCTCTAGCTCACAAGATTTTCAAGCTATCCCAGCATGAAACCCAG AATTTCCCCTTCTGCATCATGTCGGTGAACATCACTCGCATCGTGATGCAGGCCCTGAGGGAGGAACGTCTCTCCAG AGAGTGTAACCGCAGGCAGCAAGTCATCGTGGTGCTGAACGACGTGTACGTGGCAGCGTTTCTGCATCTCTACAGCGTCTGGAAAGCGCAGCACAAAACCATTGCTGACTCTGGCTTCCTGCTAAAGG AAGTGGAGTCATTCACCAAAAAGAAACCGAAGCAACTCCTGAAATCCTTAGAGACCTACATGAACCGAAGCCTGACAGACGGCATTCAACACCCGTTCTCTCCTGGTGGCAACATCGGCTCCGTCGGTAGCAGCCAGGCCAGCAAAGAGATAAACTTCACAGGCATTTGCGACCTGCAGGttgagctggagggagaggctcAACTGATCTGA
- the ELMOD3 gene encoding ELMO domain-containing protein 3 isoform X2, with the protein MGCNPEPISALRQNGLLRALMQEAGQPAGAEPSEERRRAQEEWEAVENTQSGLLEESAGPVPLISFNEALQYFQTADLSECRKKIQATVHRQGLAALVHFLFGPPRLQQQLQGERDLALTIAQCGLDNNERVHMRILQTIYKKLTCSTLSCPRYGAHWEELGFQGADPGTDLRGTGMLGLMQMLYFVMDSQTLPLAHKIFKLSQHETQNFPFCIMSVNITRIVMQALREERLSRECNRRQQVIVVLNDVYVAAFLHLYSVWKAQHKTIADSGFLLKEVESFTKKKPKQLLKSLETYMNRSLTDGIQHPFSPGGNIGSVGSSQASKEINFTGICDLQVELEGEAQLI; encoded by the exons ATGGGCTGCAATCCGGAGCCG ATCTCGGCTCTGAGACAAAATGGTCTGCTGCGGGCTCTTATGCAGGAAGCAGGccagcctgcaggagctg AGCCCAGCGAGGAGCGGCGGCGAGCCCAGGAGGAATGGGAGGCGGTGGAAAATACCCAGTCAG ggctgctggaggAGTCGGCCGGTCCCGTGCCCCTGATCTCCTTCAACGAAGCGCTGCAGTACTTCCAGACCGCAGACCTTTCTGAGTGCAGG AAAAAGATCCAAGCGACGGTGCATAGACAAGGTCTGGCTGCTCTGGTTCACTTCCTCTTTGGTCCTCCgcggctccagcagcagctgcagggagagcgggacCTGGCTCTCACGATAGCTCAAT GTGGTTTAGATAATAACGAGAGAGTGCACATGAGAATCCTGCAGACCATCTACAAGAAACTAACCTGCTCCACACTGAGTTGCCCACGCTACGGGGCACACTGGGAAGAGCTCGGCTTTCAAG GTGCCGATCCCGGGACTGACCTGCGAGGGACGGGGATGCTGGGCTTGATGCAAATGTTGTACTTTGTCATGGACTCTCAGACACTGCCTCTAGCTCACAAGATTTTCAAGCTATCCCAGCATGAAACCCAG AATTTCCCCTTCTGCATCATGTCGGTGAACATCACTCGCATCGTGATGCAGGCCCTGAGGGAGGAACGTCTCTCCAG AGAGTGTAACCGCAGGCAGCAAGTCATCGTGGTGCTGAACGACGTGTACGTGGCAGCGTTTCTGCATCTCTACAGCGTCTGGAAAGCGCAGCACAAAACCATTGCTGACTCTGGCTTCCTGCTAAAGG AAGTGGAGTCATTCACCAAAAAGAAACCGAAGCAACTCCTGAAATCCTTAGAGACCTACATGAACCGAAGCCTGACAGACGGCATTCAACACCCGTTCTCTCCTGGTGGCAACATCGGCTCCGTCGGTAGCAGCCAGGCCAGCAAAGAGATAAACTTCACAGGCATTTGCGACCTGCAGGttgagctggagggagaggctcAACTGATCTGA
- the ELMOD3 gene encoding ELMO domain-containing protein 3 isoform X3: protein MQEAGQPAGAEPSEERRRAQEEWEAVENTQSGLLEESAGPVPLISFNEALQYFQTADLSECRKKIQATVHRQGLAALVHFLFGPPRLQQQLQGERDLALTIAQCGLDNNERVHMRILQTIYKKLTCSTLSCPRYGAHWEELGFQGADPGTDLRGTGMLGLMQMLYFVMDSQTLPLAHKIFKLSQHETQNFPFCIMSVNITRIVMQALREERLSRECNRRQQVIVVLNDVYVAAFLHLYSVWKAQHKTIADSGFLLKEVESFTKKKPKQLLKSLETYMNRSLTDGIQHPFSPGGNIGSVGSSQASKEINFTGICDLQVELEGEAQLI from the exons ATGCAGGAAGCAGGccagcctgcaggagctg AGCCCAGCGAGGAGCGGCGGCGAGCCCAGGAGGAATGGGAGGCGGTGGAAAATACCCAGTCAG ggctgctggaggAGTCGGCCGGTCCCGTGCCCCTGATCTCCTTCAACGAAGCGCTGCAGTACTTCCAGACCGCAGACCTTTCTGAGTGCAGG AAAAAGATCCAAGCGACGGTGCATAGACAAGGTCTGGCTGCTCTGGTTCACTTCCTCTTTGGTCCTCCgcggctccagcagcagctgcagggagagcgggacCTGGCTCTCACGATAGCTCAAT GTGGTTTAGATAATAACGAGAGAGTGCACATGAGAATCCTGCAGACCATCTACAAGAAACTAACCTGCTCCACACTGAGTTGCCCACGCTACGGGGCACACTGGGAAGAGCTCGGCTTTCAAG GTGCCGATCCCGGGACTGACCTGCGAGGGACGGGGATGCTGGGCTTGATGCAAATGTTGTACTTTGTCATGGACTCTCAGACACTGCCTCTAGCTCACAAGATTTTCAAGCTATCCCAGCATGAAACCCAG AATTTCCCCTTCTGCATCATGTCGGTGAACATCACTCGCATCGTGATGCAGGCCCTGAGGGAGGAACGTCTCTCCAG AGAGTGTAACCGCAGGCAGCAAGTCATCGTGGTGCTGAACGACGTGTACGTGGCAGCGTTTCTGCATCTCTACAGCGTCTGGAAAGCGCAGCACAAAACCATTGCTGACTCTGGCTTCCTGCTAAAGG AAGTGGAGTCATTCACCAAAAAGAAACCGAAGCAACTCCTGAAATCCTTAGAGACCTACATGAACCGAAGCCTGACAGACGGCATTCAACACCCGTTCTCTCCTGGTGGCAACATCGGCTCCGTCGGTAGCAGCCAGGCCAGCAAAGAGATAAACTTCACAGGCATTTGCGACCTGCAGGttgagctggagggagaggctcAACTGATCTGA